The following coding sequences are from one Phycisphaerae bacterium window:
- the purQ gene encoding phosphoribosylformylglycinamidine synthase I, which yields MAQVKAIVLRAAGINCDMETEYALELAGAKAERVHINRIIENKGALDEYQIIVIPGGFSYGDDVAAGKILANQIVHHLYEPIRKFIQDGKLVLGICNGFQVLVKAGILPGVDSNDGKGAVTITYNDSGKFEDRWVYLVPQTDKCIFIERGRQIYLPIAHGEGKVVTKDKATLEKLKSEGHIAFKYVDKNGKEGNYPVNPNGSVDSIAGLTDTTGRVLGLMPHPERYVRATQHPHWSRLKNKQDGDGKTVFANAVRFVQENI from the coding sequence ATGGCACAGGTAAAAGCAATAGTTTTACGAGCGGCTGGGATAAATTGCGATATGGAAACCGAGTATGCACTGGAACTGGCAGGTGCAAAGGCTGAGCGGGTGCATATAAACAGGATAATCGAGAACAAAGGAGCGCTCGATGAGTATCAGATAATCGTTATTCCCGGCGGTTTCAGTTACGGCGACGACGTGGCAGCCGGTAAAATTCTGGCCAACCAAATCGTACACCATTTATACGAGCCGATACGAAAATTTATACAAGATGGCAAATTAGTACTCGGAATCTGCAACGGTTTCCAAGTGCTGGTCAAGGCGGGGATTTTGCCCGGGGTTGATTCAAACGATGGAAAAGGGGCTGTTACCATAACTTACAACGACAGCGGTAAATTCGAAGACCGATGGGTGTATCTTGTTCCGCAAACAGATAAGTGTATTTTCATCGAACGCGGCAGGCAAATATACCTGCCTATTGCGCACGGCGAGGGCAAAGTTGTTACCAAAGACAAAGCTACATTAGAGAAACTGAAGTCCGAGGGACACATTGCCTTCAAATATGTGGATAAAAACGGCAAAGAGGGTAATTATCCTGTTAACCCAAACGGTTCGGTGGATTCGATAGCTGGGTTAACCGATACAACCGGCCGGGTTTTGGGGCTTATGCCGCATCCGGAAAGATACGTTCGGGCCACTCAGCATCCGCATTGGTCTCGCTTAAAAAATAAGCAAGACGGTGACGGGAAGACAGTCTTTGCCAATGCAGTAAGATTTGTGCAGGAAAACATTTGA
- a CDS encoding response regulator, with protein sequence MRNSSRPVLLVEDDSIDAMTVKRAFKDLNVANPLVHTLNGEEALKYLKNQENKIPCIILLDLNMPRMNGIEFMQVVKADDKLKEIPIVVLTTSQEERDKIKSFGLGVAGYMLKSVDYKEFVETIRTINIYWTLSELPAGE encoded by the coding sequence ATGAGGAACTCATCCAGGCCGGTGTTGTTGGTTGAAGACGATAGCATCGACGCAATGACCGTTAAGCGGGCGTTTAAGGACCTGAACGTTGCAAATCCATTGGTCCATACCCTTAATGGAGAGGAAGCGCTGAAGTATTTAAAAAACCAGGAGAATAAGATACCGTGTATTATCCTTCTGGATTTGAATATGCCGAGGATGAACGGCATCGAATTTATGCAAGTCGTAAAAGCCGATGATAAATTAAAAGAGATTCCAATCGTGGTTTTAACTACCTCTCAGGAAGAACGGGATAAAATCAAGAGCTTTGGACTCGGTGTTGCCGGTTATATGCTTAAAAGCGTTGATTATAAAGAGTTTGTGGAGACAATCAGGACAATTAATATCTACTGGACTTTAAGTGAATTGCCGGCAGGCGAATAG
- a CDS encoding ATP-binding protein: protein MLDTVSVPEQFEPIFRKAQDYVRRYFGEKKEDPSKGKIEIFGQRYILVRAASMSVDFFDTIKDMFKDLGDEKASEITRSLLFDVAHAIGKMDAKNFHQKMGVQDPIEKLSAGPIHFAHTGWAFVDISAESRPTPDENYYLIYDHPFSFEADAWEKNGKKSTFCVCAMNAGYSSGWCEESFGIPLVASEIMCKAKGDSTCRFIMAHPSKINQYLQDYLQSHPDISGNAALYRIGGFFQERKQAEQRQAQLLEQLEKTNQELKNFAYIVSHDLKAPLRGIKTLAEWISADCADKLDDNGKEQMNLLMRRANRMHNLIDGILRYSRIGRIEKEKVVVNLNELVTEIIDMIAPPENVTITIENTLPAIECDPTRIMQVFQNLLSNAVKYIDKPKGQIKVDCVEEDGFWKFSVADNGPGIEEKHFGKIFQLFQTLAPRDECESTGIGLTVIKKIVELYNGRIWVQSKVGEGSTFFFTLPKQNIGAKKNEELIQAGVVG from the coding sequence ATGTTAGATACCGTAAGTGTTCCAGAACAGTTCGAGCCGATTTTCCGGAAGGCCCAGGACTATGTGAGAAGGTACTTCGGCGAAAAAAAGGAAGATCCATCGAAGGGCAAGATAGAAATATTTGGCCAACGATATATTCTTGTCAGAGCAGCTTCGATGTCGGTGGATTTCTTCGATACCATAAAGGATATGTTCAAAGACTTGGGGGATGAAAAAGCGTCGGAAATAACAAGGAGCCTTCTTTTTGATGTCGCACATGCTATTGGAAAGATGGATGCCAAAAACTTCCACCAAAAAATGGGTGTGCAGGACCCGATAGAGAAACTCTCTGCAGGTCCGATTCATTTCGCTCATACAGGTTGGGCTTTTGTCGATATATCGGCCGAGTCAAGACCAACGCCTGACGAGAACTACTATCTTATATACGATCACCCATTTTCGTTCGAGGCCGATGCCTGGGAGAAGAACGGAAAAAAGAGTACTTTCTGTGTTTGCGCCATGAATGCCGGATATTCATCTGGATGGTGCGAGGAGAGCTTTGGGATTCCATTGGTTGCCTCTGAGATAATGTGCAAAGCCAAGGGTGATAGTACCTGCCGCTTCATTATGGCACACCCTTCTAAGATTAATCAGTACCTTCAAGACTATCTGCAAAGTCATCCTGATATATCCGGCAATGCAGCCCTCTACAGAATAGGCGGGTTCTTTCAAGAACGTAAGCAGGCAGAGCAGCGACAGGCCCAACTGCTCGAGCAGTTGGAAAAGACAAATCAGGAACTAAAAAACTTCGCATACATAGTCTCACATGATTTGAAAGCACCGCTGCGAGGAATCAAGACTCTTGCGGAATGGATATCTGCCGATTGTGCAGATAAACTCGATGATAACGGCAAAGAGCAAATGAATTTACTTATGAGACGCGCGAACCGAATGCACAACCTCATTGACGGTATCTTGCGGTACTCCAGAATCGGACGTATTGAAAAAGAAAAGGTCGTGGTAAATCTAAATGAGCTTGTCACAGAGATTATTGATATGATTGCTCCGCCGGAAAACGTTACTATTACAATCGAAAACACGCTGCCTGCGATTGAGTGTGACCCGACTCGCATTATGCAGGTGTTCCAGAACCTGCTGAGCAACGCCGTGAAATATATAGATAAACCGAAAGGCCAAATAAAAGTTGACTGTGTCGAAGAAGATGGCTTCTGGAAGTTTAGTGTTGCCGATAATGGACCCGGCATCGAAGAAAAACACTTCGGAAAAATCTTCCAGCTTTTCCAGACATTGGCGCCGCGCGATGAGTGTGAAAGCACAGGTATCGGCCTCACTGTGATAAAGAAAATCGTGGAATTATACAATGGCAGAATATGGGTACAGTCAAAAGTCGGTGAGGGCAGCACCTTCTTCTTTACATTACCAAAGCAGAATATAGGAGCTAAAAAAAATGAGGAACTCATCCAGGCCGGTGTTGTTGGTTGA
- a CDS encoding PAS domain S-box protein, with translation MNKLLQRQIKKFFGDVDSAPQALELLFKAISDAYDSFDADRNLIERALDTSSEELTETNKKLCQEVDDRRQAQEKIEQTLSLLTATLESTADGILVADLNGMIISSNKKFQQMWRVPNEIIESKDDNKLLAFVLDQLTNPEEFLAEVQRLYAGTEEESSNLLKFKDGRIFERFSQPQKVGDKIVGRVWSFRDITENKKAEEQLRKTEEKYRTQFEGSLDAIFVADAETGILIDCNPAATALVGREKTELIGKSHQILHPPEMIEGEFNKTFRQHLEENRGQTIETQVITKTGEIKDVAIKATLLEFRGKKILQGIFRDITENKKAEQRQANLLRQLEKTNQELRSLVYILSHDLKAPLRGISTLADWLSTDYADKLDDNGKEQINLLMRRASRMHNLIDGISQYSKIGRVEKEKAMVNLNELVTEVIDAIAPPENITITIENELPTIECEQTRIMQVFQNLLSNSVKYMDKPKGQIKVGCLEEEGFWKFHIADNGPGIEEKYFEKIFQLFQTLTPRDEFESTGIGLTMAKKIVELYNGKIWVESEPGQGSTFFFTLPKQEIEVKDAKLEASIIN, from the coding sequence ATGAATAAGTTGCTGCAGCGTCAGATTAAGAAATTCTTCGGAGATGTAGATTCCGCTCCGCAAGCCCTTGAACTGTTGTTTAAAGCCATAAGTGATGCCTACGACAGCTTTGATGCAGACCGGAACTTAATCGAGCGCGCACTCGATACAAGCTCTGAGGAACTCACGGAAACAAATAAAAAACTCTGTCAGGAAGTCGACGACCGCAGGCAAGCACAGGAAAAAATCGAACAAACGCTCTCGCTCCTTACGGCAACCCTTGAGTCAACCGCAGATGGTATTCTTGTCGCTGACCTCAATGGGATGATTATCAGTAGCAATAAGAAGTTCCAGCAGATGTGGCGAGTTCCTAACGAAATAATTGAAAGCAAAGACGATAATAAATTGCTCGCGTTCGTACTGGATCAACTAACAAACCCTGAAGAATTTCTGGCTGAAGTTCAAAGGCTTTACGCCGGTACCGAGGAGGAATCTTCTAATTTGTTAAAGTTCAAGGATGGTCGTATATTTGAAAGGTTTTCGCAACCTCAAAAAGTAGGTGATAAAATTGTAGGACGAGTATGGAGTTTCCGCGACATCACCGAGAACAAGAAGGCGGAAGAGCAGTTACGTAAAACTGAAGAAAAATACAGAACGCAGTTTGAGGGATCGTTGGATGCTATCTTCGTAGCCGATGCAGAAACAGGCATACTAATCGACTGTAACCCCGCCGCAACAGCGCTGGTTGGCCGGGAAAAAACAGAACTGATTGGTAAATCGCACCAGATTCTTCATCCTCCGGAAATGATTGAAGGAGAATTTAATAAGACTTTCAGGCAGCATCTCGAAGAAAACCGGGGCCAGACCATCGAAACGCAGGTTATCACCAAAACCGGAGAAATAAAAGATGTTGCAATAAAGGCCACTCTGCTTGAATTCAGAGGCAAAAAAATACTGCAGGGTATATTCCGGGATATCACCGAAAACAAGAAGGCTGAGCAGCGTCAGGCCAATCTGCTCAGGCAGCTGGAAAAAACAAATCAGGAGCTAAGAAGTCTCGTATACATACTCTCACATGATTTGAAAGCTCCGCTCCGCGGGATTAGTACATTGGCTGATTGGCTATCAACTGATTATGCAGACAAGCTCGATGATAACGGCAAAGAGCAAATAAATTTACTTATGAGGCGCGCAAGCCGAATGCACAACCTCATTGACGGAATCTCGCAGTACTCCAAAATCGGACGTGTTGAAAAAGAAAAGGCTATGGTGAATCTGAATGAGCTTGTCACAGAAGTTATCGACGCGATTGCCCCGCCGGAGAACATCACCATTACAATCGAAAACGAGCTGCCTACGATCGAGTGCGAGCAGACTCGCATTATGCAGGTGTTCCAGAATCTGCTGAGCAACTCCGTGAAATATATGGATAAACCGAAAGGCCAAATCAAGGTTGGATGCCTCGAAGAAGAAGGCTTCTGGAAATTCCATATCGCCGACAATGGCCCTGGCATCGAAGAAAAATACTTCGAAAAAATCTTCCAGCTCTTCCAGACATTGACGCCGCGTGATGAGTTTGAAAGCACAGGCATCGGCCTTACTATGGCAAAGAAAATCGTGGAATTATACAATGGCAAAATATGGGTGGAATCAGAACCAGGGCAGGGAAGCACATTCTTCTTTACATTGCCAAAGCAGGAAATAGAAGTTAAAGATGCGAAACTTGAAGCCAGTATTATTAATTAA